From the Phoenix dactylifera cultivar Barhee BC4 chromosome 10, palm_55x_up_171113_PBpolish2nd_filt_p, whole genome shotgun sequence genome, one window contains:
- the LOC120103925 gene encoding DNA repair protein RAD5A-like isoform X2 has protein sequence MGNKATDEQIAVVRSVVGRDFSDIDIIRALHMANNDVAAAINIIFDTPHIRLTGEPTASATTTAAAARKKSLTPPVAPDRKGLVRSTNMDLAVDRNPDNGAVRPSGPATSRASDSDWWLVGSSELAGLSTCKGRRLKAGDRVTFSFPSANTSTSSSSTARFPGRGRSPASCSEIVRFSTHEHGEIGRIPNEWARCLLPLVRANKIRIEGSCKSAPDALGIMDTILLSVSSMFRKHHQTSVKPSRPASEESTVHALPNLFRLLGLTPFKKAEITPEDLYARKRPMASKDSSGVLSAVLPSEKCRKVSSSGSKIENDQEIISDPDLDNIVGISDSSLLEEMVPPETLQCELRPYQKQALHWMVQIEKGRCFEEAATTLHPCWDAYRLVDKRGLVVYLNAFSGDATIEFPSTLKIARGGMLADAMGLGKTIMTIALLLAHPNKGCSPTSPASQASHEANEMSHMSDQSPNDSKKLTGISGFSKLLKHKATLVGGGSLIVCPMTLLGQWKAEIEAHVQPAALTVYVHYGQSRPKDAKYLAQSDVVLTTYGVLASEFSAENAEDNGGLYSVQWFRIVLDEAHTIKSSKSQISMAAAALTADRRWCLTGTPIQNNLEDIYSLLRFLKVEPWGNWGLWHKLIQRPYEEGDERGLKLVQSILKPIMLRRTKSSTDRDGRPILVLPPANVEVLYCEMSAAEKDFYEALFRRSKVKFDQFVEQGRVLHNYASILELLLRLRQCCDHPFLVMSRGDTQEYSNLNKLAKRFLKGGKDADSRDSGAVPSRAYIKEVVEELRKGEEGECPICLEAFEDAVLTPCAHRLCRECLLASWRSTTSGLCPVCRKSMNRQDLITAPTDNRFQIDIEKNWVESSKVSVLLRELENLRSLGAKSIVFSQWTAFLDLLQIPLSRCNLTFVRLDGTLNQQQREKVINNFSEDENILVLLMSLKAGGVGINLTAASNAFLMDPWWNPAVEEQAVMRIHRIGQTKNVFIKRFIVKGTVEERMEAVQARKQRLISGALTDQEVRTARIEELKMLFT, from the exons ATGGGGAACAAGGCCACGGACGAGCAGATCGCCGTCGTCCGCTCCGTGGTTGGCCGGGATTTCTCGGACATTGACATAATCCGCGCCCTTCACATGGCCAACAACGATGTCGCTGCGGCCATCAACATCATCTTCGACACCCCGCACATCCGCCTCACCGGCGAACCCACCGCCTCCGCTACCactaccgccgccgccgcccgaaAGAAAAGCCTCACTCCCCCCGTGGCTCCAGATCGCAAAGGGCTCGTTCGGAGCACCAACATGGATCTGGCTGTGGACCGGAATCCCGACAATGGCGCGGTGCGGCCATCCGGACCTGCTACCTCCAGGGCATCGGACAGCGACTGGTGGCTCGTCGGAAGCTCCGAGCTTGCTGGGCTGTCCACCTGCAAGGGGAGGCGGCTCAAGGCTGGCGACAGGGTCACCTTCTCCTTCCCTTCCGCAAATACctcgacttcttcttcttcaaccgCAAGATTTCCTGGCCGAGGGCGGTCCCCGGCTTCTTGTTCTGAGATCGTGCGGTTCTCCACTCACGAACACGGAGAG ATTGGTCGCATCCCAAACGAGTGGGCTCGTTGCCTTTTGCCTCTTGTGAGGGCGAATAAGATCAGGATCGAAGGTAGCTGTAAGTCTGCTCCAGATGCCCTTGGCATCATGGACACTATTCTCTTGTCAGTCAG TTCGATGTTCCGCAAGCACCATCAGACATCAGTGAAGCCTAGTCGTCCTGCCTCCGAGGAGTCTACAGTTCATGCACTTCCAAACCTGTTTAGATTGCTCGGGCTTACTCCTTTCAAGAAG GCTGAGATCACTCCAGAGGACCTTTACGCTAGGAAACGGCCCATGGCCTCCAAG GACAGCTCTGGAGTGCTTTCAGCAGTGTTACCTTCAGAAAAATGTAGAAAAGTATCTAGCAGTGGAagtaaaatagaaaatgatcaggAGATTATTTCAGATCCTGATTTGGATAATATTGTCGGAATCTCAGACAGCTCCCTGTTAGAG GAAATGGTGCCACCAGAAACTCTGCAATGCGAGCTACGTCCTTACCAAAAACAGGCTCTCCACTGGATGGTGCAGATTGAGAAAGGAAGATGCTTTGAGGAGGcagcaacaactcttcacccatGTTGGGATGCGTACCGCCTTGTGGATAA GAGAGGACTTGTTGTTTACTTGAATGCATTTTCGGGTGATGCTACTATTGAATTTCCTAGCACCCTCAAAATTGCGAGAGGAGGG ATGCTGGCAGATGCAATGGGACTAGGAAAGACAATTATGACAATAGCTCTTCTTCTTGCCCATCCTAATAAAGGGTGCTCACCCACTTCTCCCGCAAGTCAGGCCTCTCATGAAGCTAATGAAATGAGCCACATGTCTGATCAATCTCCAAATGATTCGAAGAAACTAACAGGCATTTCTGGCTTCAGCAAGCTGTTGAAACATAAGGCCACACTTGTAGGTGGCGGTAGTCTAATTGTTTGTCCTATGACATTGCTTGGCCAATGGAAG GCTGAGATTGAAGCGCATGTTCAGCCAGCTGCTCTCACTGTTTATGTTCACTATGGACAAAGCAGGCCGAAGGATGCAAAATATCTAGCACAGAGTGATGTTGTCCTGACCACCTATGGTGTGTTAGCATCAGAATTTTCTGCTGAG AATGCTGAAGATAATGGTGGGCTTTACTCTGTCCAGTGGTTCAGGATTGTGCTTGATGAAGCACATACTATAAAATCATCTAAAAGCCAAATTTCAATGGCCGCTGCTGCTCTCACTGCTGATCGGCGGTGGTGTCTCACAGGCACACCTATTCAG AACAACCTGGAGGATATATACAGTCTTCTTCGGTTTTTGAAAGTAGAGCCTTGGGGAAACTGGGGGCT GTGGCATAAACTCATACAAAGGCCATACGAGGAAGGTGATGAACGTGGATTAAAGCTGGTGCAGTCCatcttaaagccaataatgTTAAGGAGAACGAAGTCCAGCACAGATAGAGATGGCAG GCCAATCCTTGTTCTTCCTCCGGCAAATGTTGAAGTACTTTATTGCGAGATGTCAGCAGCCGAGAAGGACTTCTATGAGGCTCTGTTTAGAAGATCAAAG GTAAAGTTTGATCAGTTTGTTGAGCAAGGGCGTGTTCTTCACAATTATGCTTCAATATTGGAGCTGCTTTTACGCCTTCGTCAATGTTGTGATCATCCATTCCTTGTAATGAG TCGAGGTGATACGCAAGAATACTCCAATCTCAACAAACTTGCAAAGCGGTTCCTTAAAGGTGGTAAGGATGCTGATAGCAGAGATTCTGGTGCTGTCCCTTCAAGGGCATACATTAAAGAGGTAGTGGAAGAGTTGCGTAAAGGCGAAGAAGGAGAGTGTCCAATTTGCCTAGAAGCTTTTGAAGATGCAGTACTAACACCATGTGCTCACCGTTTATGCCGAGAATGCCTCTTGGCTAGCTGGCGGAGCACCACGAGTGGTCTATGTCCTGTTTGTAG GAAGTCCATGAATAGGCAGGATCTTATAACTGCTCCAACTGATAATCGATTCCAAATAGATATTGAGAAGAATTGGGTAGAATCCTCCAAAGTTTCAGTTCTTCTTCGGGAACTGGAAAACCTTCGCAGTCTTGGTGCCAAAAGCATTGTTTTTAGCCAGTGGACTGCTTTTTTGGATCTTCTCCAGATCCCTCTTTCTCG ATGTAATCTCACATTTGTTCGATTGGATGGGACCTTAAATCAGCAGCAACGGGAAAAAGTAATAAACAACTTTTCAGAGGATGAGAACATATTG GTATTACTTATGTCATTAAAGGCTGGTGGTGTTGGAATAAACCTTACTGCAGCATCTAATGCCTTTCTCATG GATCCCTGGTGGAACCCAGCTGTTGAGGAACAGGCTGTGATGCGCATTCATCGTATTGGTCAAACTAAGAATGTATTTATCAAAAGATTCATTGTAAAG
- the LOC120103925 gene encoding DNA repair protein RAD5A-like isoform X1, translating to MGNKATDEQIAVVRSVVGRDFSDIDIIRALHMANNDVAAAINIIFDTPHIRLTGEPTASATTTAAAARKKSLTPPVAPDRKGLVRSTNMDLAVDRNPDNGAVRPSGPATSRASDSDWWLVGSSELAGLSTCKGRRLKAGDRVTFSFPSANTSTSSSSTARFPGRGRSPASCSEIVRFSTHEHGEIGRIPNEWARCLLPLVRANKIRIEGSCKSAPDALGIMDTILLSVSVYINSSMFRKHHQTSVKPSRPASEESTVHALPNLFRLLGLTPFKKAEITPEDLYARKRPMASKDSSGVLSAVLPSEKCRKVSSSGSKIENDQEIISDPDLDNIVGISDSSLLEEMVPPETLQCELRPYQKQALHWMVQIEKGRCFEEAATTLHPCWDAYRLVDKRGLVVYLNAFSGDATIEFPSTLKIARGGMLADAMGLGKTIMTIALLLAHPNKGCSPTSPASQASHEANEMSHMSDQSPNDSKKLTGISGFSKLLKHKATLVGGGSLIVCPMTLLGQWKAEIEAHVQPAALTVYVHYGQSRPKDAKYLAQSDVVLTTYGVLASEFSAENAEDNGGLYSVQWFRIVLDEAHTIKSSKSQISMAAAALTADRRWCLTGTPIQNNLEDIYSLLRFLKVEPWGNWGLWHKLIQRPYEEGDERGLKLVQSILKPIMLRRTKSSTDRDGRPILVLPPANVEVLYCEMSAAEKDFYEALFRRSKVKFDQFVEQGRVLHNYASILELLLRLRQCCDHPFLVMSRGDTQEYSNLNKLAKRFLKGGKDADSRDSGAVPSRAYIKEVVEELRKGEEGECPICLEAFEDAVLTPCAHRLCRECLLASWRSTTSGLCPVCRKSMNRQDLITAPTDNRFQIDIEKNWVESSKVSVLLRELENLRSLGAKSIVFSQWTAFLDLLQIPLSRCNLTFVRLDGTLNQQQREKVINNFSEDENILVLLMSLKAGGVGINLTAASNAFLMDPWWNPAVEEQAVMRIHRIGQTKNVFIKRFIVKGTVEERMEAVQARKQRLISGALTDQEVRTARIEELKMLFT from the exons ATGGGGAACAAGGCCACGGACGAGCAGATCGCCGTCGTCCGCTCCGTGGTTGGCCGGGATTTCTCGGACATTGACATAATCCGCGCCCTTCACATGGCCAACAACGATGTCGCTGCGGCCATCAACATCATCTTCGACACCCCGCACATCCGCCTCACCGGCGAACCCACCGCCTCCGCTACCactaccgccgccgccgcccgaaAGAAAAGCCTCACTCCCCCCGTGGCTCCAGATCGCAAAGGGCTCGTTCGGAGCACCAACATGGATCTGGCTGTGGACCGGAATCCCGACAATGGCGCGGTGCGGCCATCCGGACCTGCTACCTCCAGGGCATCGGACAGCGACTGGTGGCTCGTCGGAAGCTCCGAGCTTGCTGGGCTGTCCACCTGCAAGGGGAGGCGGCTCAAGGCTGGCGACAGGGTCACCTTCTCCTTCCCTTCCGCAAATACctcgacttcttcttcttcaaccgCAAGATTTCCTGGCCGAGGGCGGTCCCCGGCTTCTTGTTCTGAGATCGTGCGGTTCTCCACTCACGAACACGGAGAG ATTGGTCGCATCCCAAACGAGTGGGCTCGTTGCCTTTTGCCTCTTGTGAGGGCGAATAAGATCAGGATCGAAGGTAGCTGTAAGTCTGCTCCAGATGCCCTTGGCATCATGGACACTATTCTCTTGTCAGTCAG TGTATACATCAACAGTTCGATGTTCCGCAAGCACCATCAGACATCAGTGAAGCCTAGTCGTCCTGCCTCCGAGGAGTCTACAGTTCATGCACTTCCAAACCTGTTTAGATTGCTCGGGCTTACTCCTTTCAAGAAG GCTGAGATCACTCCAGAGGACCTTTACGCTAGGAAACGGCCCATGGCCTCCAAG GACAGCTCTGGAGTGCTTTCAGCAGTGTTACCTTCAGAAAAATGTAGAAAAGTATCTAGCAGTGGAagtaaaatagaaaatgatcaggAGATTATTTCAGATCCTGATTTGGATAATATTGTCGGAATCTCAGACAGCTCCCTGTTAGAG GAAATGGTGCCACCAGAAACTCTGCAATGCGAGCTACGTCCTTACCAAAAACAGGCTCTCCACTGGATGGTGCAGATTGAGAAAGGAAGATGCTTTGAGGAGGcagcaacaactcttcacccatGTTGGGATGCGTACCGCCTTGTGGATAA GAGAGGACTTGTTGTTTACTTGAATGCATTTTCGGGTGATGCTACTATTGAATTTCCTAGCACCCTCAAAATTGCGAGAGGAGGG ATGCTGGCAGATGCAATGGGACTAGGAAAGACAATTATGACAATAGCTCTTCTTCTTGCCCATCCTAATAAAGGGTGCTCACCCACTTCTCCCGCAAGTCAGGCCTCTCATGAAGCTAATGAAATGAGCCACATGTCTGATCAATCTCCAAATGATTCGAAGAAACTAACAGGCATTTCTGGCTTCAGCAAGCTGTTGAAACATAAGGCCACACTTGTAGGTGGCGGTAGTCTAATTGTTTGTCCTATGACATTGCTTGGCCAATGGAAG GCTGAGATTGAAGCGCATGTTCAGCCAGCTGCTCTCACTGTTTATGTTCACTATGGACAAAGCAGGCCGAAGGATGCAAAATATCTAGCACAGAGTGATGTTGTCCTGACCACCTATGGTGTGTTAGCATCAGAATTTTCTGCTGAG AATGCTGAAGATAATGGTGGGCTTTACTCTGTCCAGTGGTTCAGGATTGTGCTTGATGAAGCACATACTATAAAATCATCTAAAAGCCAAATTTCAATGGCCGCTGCTGCTCTCACTGCTGATCGGCGGTGGTGTCTCACAGGCACACCTATTCAG AACAACCTGGAGGATATATACAGTCTTCTTCGGTTTTTGAAAGTAGAGCCTTGGGGAAACTGGGGGCT GTGGCATAAACTCATACAAAGGCCATACGAGGAAGGTGATGAACGTGGATTAAAGCTGGTGCAGTCCatcttaaagccaataatgTTAAGGAGAACGAAGTCCAGCACAGATAGAGATGGCAG GCCAATCCTTGTTCTTCCTCCGGCAAATGTTGAAGTACTTTATTGCGAGATGTCAGCAGCCGAGAAGGACTTCTATGAGGCTCTGTTTAGAAGATCAAAG GTAAAGTTTGATCAGTTTGTTGAGCAAGGGCGTGTTCTTCACAATTATGCTTCAATATTGGAGCTGCTTTTACGCCTTCGTCAATGTTGTGATCATCCATTCCTTGTAATGAG TCGAGGTGATACGCAAGAATACTCCAATCTCAACAAACTTGCAAAGCGGTTCCTTAAAGGTGGTAAGGATGCTGATAGCAGAGATTCTGGTGCTGTCCCTTCAAGGGCATACATTAAAGAGGTAGTGGAAGAGTTGCGTAAAGGCGAAGAAGGAGAGTGTCCAATTTGCCTAGAAGCTTTTGAAGATGCAGTACTAACACCATGTGCTCACCGTTTATGCCGAGAATGCCTCTTGGCTAGCTGGCGGAGCACCACGAGTGGTCTATGTCCTGTTTGTAG GAAGTCCATGAATAGGCAGGATCTTATAACTGCTCCAACTGATAATCGATTCCAAATAGATATTGAGAAGAATTGGGTAGAATCCTCCAAAGTTTCAGTTCTTCTTCGGGAACTGGAAAACCTTCGCAGTCTTGGTGCCAAAAGCATTGTTTTTAGCCAGTGGACTGCTTTTTTGGATCTTCTCCAGATCCCTCTTTCTCG ATGTAATCTCACATTTGTTCGATTGGATGGGACCTTAAATCAGCAGCAACGGGAAAAAGTAATAAACAACTTTTCAGAGGATGAGAACATATTG GTATTACTTATGTCATTAAAGGCTGGTGGTGTTGGAATAAACCTTACTGCAGCATCTAATGCCTTTCTCATG GATCCCTGGTGGAACCCAGCTGTTGAGGAACAGGCTGTGATGCGCATTCATCGTATTGGTCAAACTAAGAATGTATTTATCAAAAGATTCATTGTAAAG
- the LOC120103925 gene encoding DNA repair protein RAD5A-like isoform X3, translating to MGNKATDEQIAVVRSVVGRDFSDIDIIRALHMANNDVAAAINIIFDTPHIRLTGEPTASATTTAAAARKKSLTPPVAPDRKGLVRSTNMDLAVDRNPDNGAVRPSGPATSRASDSDWWLVGSSELAGLSTCKGRRLKAGDRVTFSFPSANTSTSSSSTARFPGRGRSPASCSEIVRFSTHEHGEIGRIPNEWARCLLPLVRANKIRIEGSCKSAPDALGIMDTILLSVSVYINSSMFRKHHQTSVKPSRPASEESTVHALPNLFRLLGLTPFKKAEITPEDLYARKRPMASKDSSGVLSAVLPSEKCRKVSSSGSKIENDQEIISDPDLDNIVGISDSSLLEEMVPPETLQCELRPYQKQALHWMVQIEKGRCFEEAATTLHPCWDAYRLVDKRGLVVYLNAFSGDATIEFPSTLKIARGGMLADAMGLGKTIMTIALLLAHPNKGCSPTSPASQASHEANEMSHMSDQSPNDSKKLTGISGFSKLLKHKATLVGGGSLIVCPMTLLGQWKAEIEAHVQPAALTVYVHYGQSRPKDAKYLAQSDVVLTTYGVLASEFSAENAEDNGGLYSVQWFRIVLDEAHTIKSSKSQISMAAAALTADRRWCLTGTPIQNNLEDIYSLLRFLKVEPWGNWGLWHKLIQRPYEEGDERGLKLVQSILKPIMLRRTKSSTDRDGRPILVLPPANVEVLYCEMSAAEKDFYEALFRRSKVKFDQFVEQGRVLHNYASILELLLRLRQCCDHPFLVMSRGDTQEYSNLNKLAKRFLKGGKDADSRDSGAVPSRAYIKEVVEELRKGEEGECPICLEAFEDAVLTPCAHRLCRECLLASWRSTTSGLCPV from the exons ATGGGGAACAAGGCCACGGACGAGCAGATCGCCGTCGTCCGCTCCGTGGTTGGCCGGGATTTCTCGGACATTGACATAATCCGCGCCCTTCACATGGCCAACAACGATGTCGCTGCGGCCATCAACATCATCTTCGACACCCCGCACATCCGCCTCACCGGCGAACCCACCGCCTCCGCTACCactaccgccgccgccgcccgaaAGAAAAGCCTCACTCCCCCCGTGGCTCCAGATCGCAAAGGGCTCGTTCGGAGCACCAACATGGATCTGGCTGTGGACCGGAATCCCGACAATGGCGCGGTGCGGCCATCCGGACCTGCTACCTCCAGGGCATCGGACAGCGACTGGTGGCTCGTCGGAAGCTCCGAGCTTGCTGGGCTGTCCACCTGCAAGGGGAGGCGGCTCAAGGCTGGCGACAGGGTCACCTTCTCCTTCCCTTCCGCAAATACctcgacttcttcttcttcaaccgCAAGATTTCCTGGCCGAGGGCGGTCCCCGGCTTCTTGTTCTGAGATCGTGCGGTTCTCCACTCACGAACACGGAGAG ATTGGTCGCATCCCAAACGAGTGGGCTCGTTGCCTTTTGCCTCTTGTGAGGGCGAATAAGATCAGGATCGAAGGTAGCTGTAAGTCTGCTCCAGATGCCCTTGGCATCATGGACACTATTCTCTTGTCAGTCAG TGTATACATCAACAGTTCGATGTTCCGCAAGCACCATCAGACATCAGTGAAGCCTAGTCGTCCTGCCTCCGAGGAGTCTACAGTTCATGCACTTCCAAACCTGTTTAGATTGCTCGGGCTTACTCCTTTCAAGAAG GCTGAGATCACTCCAGAGGACCTTTACGCTAGGAAACGGCCCATGGCCTCCAAG GACAGCTCTGGAGTGCTTTCAGCAGTGTTACCTTCAGAAAAATGTAGAAAAGTATCTAGCAGTGGAagtaaaatagaaaatgatcaggAGATTATTTCAGATCCTGATTTGGATAATATTGTCGGAATCTCAGACAGCTCCCTGTTAGAG GAAATGGTGCCACCAGAAACTCTGCAATGCGAGCTACGTCCTTACCAAAAACAGGCTCTCCACTGGATGGTGCAGATTGAGAAAGGAAGATGCTTTGAGGAGGcagcaacaactcttcacccatGTTGGGATGCGTACCGCCTTGTGGATAA GAGAGGACTTGTTGTTTACTTGAATGCATTTTCGGGTGATGCTACTATTGAATTTCCTAGCACCCTCAAAATTGCGAGAGGAGGG ATGCTGGCAGATGCAATGGGACTAGGAAAGACAATTATGACAATAGCTCTTCTTCTTGCCCATCCTAATAAAGGGTGCTCACCCACTTCTCCCGCAAGTCAGGCCTCTCATGAAGCTAATGAAATGAGCCACATGTCTGATCAATCTCCAAATGATTCGAAGAAACTAACAGGCATTTCTGGCTTCAGCAAGCTGTTGAAACATAAGGCCACACTTGTAGGTGGCGGTAGTCTAATTGTTTGTCCTATGACATTGCTTGGCCAATGGAAG GCTGAGATTGAAGCGCATGTTCAGCCAGCTGCTCTCACTGTTTATGTTCACTATGGACAAAGCAGGCCGAAGGATGCAAAATATCTAGCACAGAGTGATGTTGTCCTGACCACCTATGGTGTGTTAGCATCAGAATTTTCTGCTGAG AATGCTGAAGATAATGGTGGGCTTTACTCTGTCCAGTGGTTCAGGATTGTGCTTGATGAAGCACATACTATAAAATCATCTAAAAGCCAAATTTCAATGGCCGCTGCTGCTCTCACTGCTGATCGGCGGTGGTGTCTCACAGGCACACCTATTCAG AACAACCTGGAGGATATATACAGTCTTCTTCGGTTTTTGAAAGTAGAGCCTTGGGGAAACTGGGGGCT GTGGCATAAACTCATACAAAGGCCATACGAGGAAGGTGATGAACGTGGATTAAAGCTGGTGCAGTCCatcttaaagccaataatgTTAAGGAGAACGAAGTCCAGCACAGATAGAGATGGCAG GCCAATCCTTGTTCTTCCTCCGGCAAATGTTGAAGTACTTTATTGCGAGATGTCAGCAGCCGAGAAGGACTTCTATGAGGCTCTGTTTAGAAGATCAAAG GTAAAGTTTGATCAGTTTGTTGAGCAAGGGCGTGTTCTTCACAATTATGCTTCAATATTGGAGCTGCTTTTACGCCTTCGTCAATGTTGTGATCATCCATTCCTTGTAATGAG TCGAGGTGATACGCAAGAATACTCCAATCTCAACAAACTTGCAAAGCGGTTCCTTAAAGGTGGTAAGGATGCTGATAGCAGAGATTCTGGTGCTGTCCCTTCAAGGGCATACATTAAAGAGGTAGTGGAAGAGTTGCGTAAAGGCGAAGAAGGAGAGTGTCCAATTTGCCTAGAAGCTTTTGAAGATGCAGTACTAACACCATGTGCTCACCGTTTATGCCGAGAATGCCTCTTGGCTAGCTGGCGGAGCACCACGAGTGGTCTATGTCCTGTTT GA